From the genome of Desulfobaccales bacterium:
TCGCTGGAGTCATCATAGGCCAGCATCTCGGCATAGCGGCCCCAGGTGATAACGGTCTCCAGTTGGCGCTCCGCCTCCTCCGGGTGAAATTCCAGTTCCAGGGCCTTTTGGACCACGTCCCACTCCAGTTGCCGGCGGTCCGCAGCCTGGAGCAGGCCCAGGAGCCAGCGGACGATGGGCACCCGGCGCAGGCGGGTGGCAAAGATCTCCTTGCGGGCGGGAATGCTGGCCTCGGCAAAGGTCTCCCCCAGGCCGGTGAGGGTGATGTCGCCTTGGGCCACGGTGGCGAACCCGAGAATCTCCGCGGCCTCGATGAGCTGCAGGAGGTGATCGGAGCTCATGTGCAGTTCCCGGGCCAGGGCGTAGATGTCCGCCCGGTTCCCCGGCAGGGCATCCAGATGCTCCAGCAGGCCGGCCAGGTCGTCGATATTGATGTGGGGCAGGGCCCGGGTGCGGCCCGGCTCGCCGGGCGCGGTCCCCAGCTCCAGGTGCTCGGGCTGGGTGTGGCCCGCCAGGATCATGTAGACCCGGTCCACCAGGTCCAGAAATCGGGAGTCCTTGCGCTGGCGGGGCTGGGGGTAATCCACCTTGAAATCGGTGATCACCCGGCCGGGGTCCTTGTCCATGACCACGATGCGGTCGGCCATGAGGACCGCTTCCTCGATGTTGTGGGTCACCAGCAGAATGGCTTTGGTGGGAATATTCCCTCCGGTCCACAGTTCCAGCAGCTCCCCCCGCAGGGACTCGGCGCTTAGGACGTCCAGGGCGGAGAAGGGCTCATCCAGACAGAGGAGCTCCGGCTCCACCGCCATGGCCCGGGCAAAGCCCACCTTCTGGCGCATGCCGCCGGAGAGCTCCCGGGGGTAGGCGGTCTCAAAGCCGTCCAGCCCCACCCGGTCCAGGAGATCCAGGGCCCGGCTGGTCCGGAGCTTAGCGGGCACCCCCTTGGCCTTCAGGGCCACCTCCACATTTTCCAGCACCGTGAGCCAGGGGAAGAGGGCAAAGGTCTGAAAGACGATGGTGGCGTAGGGGTTGACTCCCGTAAGGGGCTCCCCCCGGTACAGGACCCGGCCGGAGGTGGGCGCCTGCAGACCGGTGATGATGCGCAAGAGCGTGCTTTTGCCGCAGCCGGAGGGCCCCAGCAGGGCGACAAACTCCCCTTCCTCCAGGTGCAGGTCAATGTCCTGGATAGCCGTGAAGCTGCGGCCGCCGCTCCAGTAGACCTGGCTGACCCGGCGGAGATCCAGTAAAGTGGCGCGGGCGTTCATGGTCTCAATCCAGACGGTAACGTTCTTCGGCCAGACGGTAGAGCCGCCGCCAGAACAGCCGGTTGAGGGAGGCCACCGCCAGGATCATGCTCAGGGTGGCGGCCAGGAGCAGGGGGTAATCCCCCGCCGCGGTGGCCTGGGCTATCACCGCCCCGATGCCGGTGGTGGCGAG
Proteins encoded in this window:
- a CDS encoding nitrate/sulfonate/bicarbonate ABC transporter ATP-binding protein; protein product: MNARATLLDLRRVSQVYWSGGRSFTAIQDIDLHLEEGEFVALLGPSGCGKSTLLRIITGLQAPTSGRVLYRGEPLTGVNPYATIVFQTFALFPWLTVLENVEVALKAKGVPAKLRTSRALDLLDRVGLDGFETAYPRELSGGMRQKVGFARAMAVEPELLCLDEPFSALDVLSAESLRGELLELWTGGNIPTKAILLVTHNIEEAVLMADRIVVMDKDPGRVITDFKVDYPQPRQRKDSRFLDLVDRVYMILAGHTQPEHLELGTAPGEPGRTRALPHINIDDLAGLLEHLDALPGNRADIYALARELHMSSDHLLQLIEAAEILGFATVAQGDITLTGLGETFAEASIPARKEIFATRLRRVPIVRWLLGLLQAADRRQLEWDVVQKALELEFHPEEAERQLETVITWGRYAEMLAYDDSSEIIYLEPGAAKAEHR